CACAGGCTCATTTCCTTCTAGTGGATGAACGTGAATGTAATTTTCTCCTTTTTGATCAAGTATAACGACATGTCCTAATGCTCCAAGATACTGCTCTGGGGTATCTCCAGATAAATCAAATGTAAGTTGAATGTCCTCCTTTACTTTTAATGAACTTGGAAGCAGTTTTACTGTACGACCGCCAGCTTCCTTTGTTAATTCGGTGTCAACGGTTAGAGAATCTTCCTCATGTTCATTATGGTTTTCTCCTACCATGAATGAAATAGGTGCAACCTCATAGGTCTTGCCTGTTGGTTTAATATCAACAAACGCTTTATACTCCCCTGCTTGTAATGAATGAGCTACTTTGAAGACTCCAGGCTCGTTTGTTTGAGGATGTAAATGCTTATACTCTTTTAAATCTGTGCTGACAACAATCAAATGCAGCAGCTTTTCGTGATTCACCTCTAAATCTGATACAGGATTTCCCGCCAAATCTGTTAAGGTAATAATCAATTCTCCATTTTCAACTTGAAGAGTAGGAATGACCTCACTTATACCGTCGTGATTTTCATCGTTTTCTTCATGCTCTTGACCATGGGAGGACTCTGCCTCTTGTTCGTGTGGTGACTTAGACTCATTATGAGATTCGGTTTCCACAAAAGAAGCATAGACATAATACCCTCCTACCACAACTAACAAGTATACAAGTGCAGTAATAGCCCATTTTTTCACTTAATCTCACTCCTTAATACCCATATAGGGTATATTTTTTTGAAAAATAGAGCGTGCTAATCGATAGCACGTTTCTTGACAATTTTCTTTTTATATTTAGGCAAATTAACTAACATGAAAATGTTGTAAATTATCTAGTAAAAAGATTATATTATACCCCGGTATAGTATGTAAAGAGGGTTTACATATTTTTAACATTTTATGGAGGCAATTTTCAATGATTATTTCGAAACATACTGATAAACTTATCTTAATACACTTGTACTTAAAAGGGGGATTTATGAAACAAAGTAAACTTTCTTTACTTCTTGAAATTCTAATCGTTTCAGCAAAACTTGGATTAACTTCATTTGGCGGCCCTATAGCACATTTAGGATATTTTCACGCTGAGTATGTTCGCAGAAGAAAATGGCTGGATGAACAAGCATACGCCAATCTTGTAGCTCTGTGCCAGTTTTTACCTGGTCCGGCCAGCAGTCAGGTTGGAATCGGGATTGGCGTAATGCGCGGCGGTTTGTTAGGTGGAATCTTAGCATTTGTTGGTTTTACAACGCCTTCAGTTGTTATAGTGATCCTTTTTGCCCTAATTCTTAAGGGAATGGATATTGGAAATGCTGGATGGATTCACGGGTTAAAAATTGTAGCGGTTGCCGTTGTGGCTCATGCTATATGGGGGATGGCACAAAAGTTAACGCCTGATTTATCCCGTAAATTAATTGCTTTACTCGTTTTAATATGTACCTTGTTATGGCAAACAGCATATACACAGGTAAGTGTAATCCTAATCGCAGCTGTTGCTGGTTTTATTATCTATAAGGGGCAAAGGGAAGAGTTCCCCTCTACTATTCAGGTCCCACTTTCTCGAAGATTTGCATTCATTTGTTTAGGTTTATTTTTCGGATTATTGATTGTCCTTCCTATTTTAAGAGAGTTGACTACTTCTAGCTGGGTGGCGATGTTTGATAGCTTTTATCGGTCTGGCTCGCTGGTCTTTGGCGGCGGGCATGTGGTTTTACCGTTATTGGAACGTGAATTTGTTCCGAATGGATGGCTCAGTAAAGAAGCCTTCCTAGCTGGATATGGTGCTGCCCAGGCTGTACCTGGACCATTGTTTACTTTTGCTGCATATATAGGTGCCGTAATGGGTGGATGGGCAGGCGGATTGTTGGCAACCATTGCTATCTTTCTCCCTGCGTTTTTGCTAGTCTTAGGTACATTACCGTTTTGGAATAGATTAAGCCGTAATCCAAAAATAAAAGGAGCATTAATGGGCGTAAATGCAGCCGTTGTGGGTATATTAATCTCTGCTTTTTATGATCCGATATGGACTAGTTCAATAATGGCACCTATTGACTTTGCTTTTGCAGCCCTATTGTTCAGCATGCTTGCCTATTGGAAACTCCCACCTTGGGTGATTGTGGTTACTGGAATTATCGGAGGATACTTACTTAATTTAATCGGACAATTATTGTAGAAAAATGAGGATGCCCCAAATAAAGGACAACCTCGTTTTTTGTTTATATGGACCACACTTAAGTTGTGAACACTGTTAGAACATGTATTACAGCTGCCAATTTCTTTTACTTTTTTTATCTAGATTCTTGAACGATATCAGCCTCATTTCAATAAATTCCTCTAAATGTCTACTTCGGAAATAAATGAATAAGAAATAAGGTTCTAATTTTGCGGATACCCCAACCACCCAGTACTCAAATTTATTACACTCTAAAAGTCTTCATAGATGGCAGGCTTATTACTCTCCACTCAAAATGTAGCCAAATGAGTAAGATTATACATCAACCATATTTGAATGTCTTTTTCTTTGGCAAGGTTATTCACAAAGGCAAATCAAGTTATTTAGTACGTTCGCGTTTTCCCAGTCACCATTAAATTTGCGGAAAGGGATTATATGATGAACATAGAGTTCTTTCCCATAGTCCTTCTCTGTACTTCCGCAATCTTGGCAAGTAAATTGATCTCGTTTTCTAGCTAATCTTCTTTGATGTAGCCAGTTAGGTCCGTAGTAGTCAATATCTCCACCGTTCCAAGTTCCACTATTCTCGCCTGTAAACATCTTACTTTCACTATAATAATCACCCATACAAGTAGTTGAACAAAAATTTAATTTACTTATGGTAGAAGGTTTCTTTTCAAATTCGGTTCCACATTTTTCACACGAAATCAAGATTCTCTTTTTATATAATTCTTTCCCTCTTCTACCATTCTCTTTTCCAAGACATCCCTTAGAACAATATTTAGCTGAATGCTCTCTATTTTTAGGAACACTAAAGCTCTTTCCACAATTAATGCAAATTTTTCCTACTTGATTTACTAGGTGCTGGTTTATTAAGTGACCGTGTTTTAACTGATATAATTGTTTACATTTCAAATTACAGAAATTTTTATTAAAAATTGCGGATGGCTTCCTATTCATTTCTGTATAACAAAAATCACAACTGATTTTTTCTTTTTTAGAAAGTGTCTTTCAGAAATCAGGTGGATTCTTTTTTTGATAAAGAGTTTTGCAGTCACGAGAGCAAAACTTTTTTCTATCAAAATGACTTGGTTTAACCTTAATGTGCTCCCCACAATTTAGACATTCCTTTATCATTGGAATCGCCACCCTGTTTTCTTTTATCATACACCAGAACAAACGTTCTTACAGATTTTGCAACAAGATTTTTTTGCTTTTGCATTCCCTCTGTAAGAATAAAAAAACGAGGATACCCTAAGAGGCATCCTCGTTTTATCTTTTTATAAACCACACTTAAGCTGTGTACCACAGTTTGAACATGTATTACAGCCGCCGATTTCTTTTACTTGTCCTTTACGGCAGACTGGGCATGTGTTGCCTATTTCAGAACCTATGGTCACATCTGTTGAACGAAGGTCATTAATGGTATCAACAAGTACCACGTGCTGTTTCGTTTTTTCTTTGAATGTTGGAATCTCGTTTTCCTCTGCTTTAAGTGTCAGGACTTGTGAATCACGTGATCCATCTACGTATACAGTACCACCCTTAGCTCCGCCCTTGTATAGGCGCTCATATACTTTTTCAACTTGTTCAACACTATACCCTTGTGGGGCATTAACCGTTTTAC
This Neobacillus sp. YX16 DNA region includes the following protein-coding sequences:
- a CDS encoding chromate transporter gives rise to the protein MKQSKLSLLLEILIVSAKLGLTSFGGPIAHLGYFHAEYVRRRKWLDEQAYANLVALCQFLPGPASSQVGIGIGVMRGGLLGGILAFVGFTTPSVVIVILFALILKGMDIGNAGWIHGLKIVAVAVVAHAIWGMAQKLTPDLSRKLIALLVLICTLLWQTAYTQVSVILIAAVAGFIIYKGQREEFPSTIQVPLSRRFAFICLGLFFGLLIVLPILRELTTSSWVAMFDSFYRSGSLVFGGGHVVLPLLEREFVPNGWLSKEAFLAGYGAAQAVPGPLFTFAAYIGAVMGGWAGGLLATIAIFLPAFLLVLGTLPFWNRLSRNPKIKGALMGVNAAVVGILISAFYDPIWTSSIMAPIDFAFAALLFSMLAYWKLPPWVIVVTGIIGGYLLNLIGQLL
- a CDS encoding HNH endonuclease signature motif containing protein, which translates into the protein MNRKPSAIFNKNFCNLKCKQLYQLKHGHLINQHLVNQVGKICINCGKSFSVPKNREHSAKYCSKGCLGKENGRRGKELYKKRILISCEKCGTEFEKKPSTISKLNFCSTTCMGDYYSESKMFTGENSGTWNGGDIDYYGPNWLHQRRLARKRDQFTCQDCGSTEKDYGKELYVHHIIPFRKFNGDWENANVLNNLICLCE